The sequence cgaaACGCGTTGTGTAGAGCAGTTTGTCcgtttagggctactgtagaaacatggtggCGACTTCATGTAAGGGGACCCGCGGTGTATGTACATAAAAattgctcaatctaaggtaataaaaacataacggttcattaacacctctgaaaacatagttatgtatattatattgcatttctgtaaacagattgttgtaaatattacacattgcacctttaaaacattattttgttcatttatttatttattttttagattagattagattagattagaggAAAAACTTTAAGGAATTTATGGAACTGTTCTTAAAAAAATCTGGCATGTTCTCAAACCAAAGtagttgaattatttaaaattaaaccatATGTTCACTTAATTCTGTTAAAATAAAtctggtagcactttattttacagtcctgttccccatgtacatactatgtacttattatagtaattacaataactatgtaatacctaggtactaaccctgaacccacccctaaacctaaccctaccccatgtagttactgtaccttgtattaccagaactttcttagataaatacactgtaaatacactataagtacatataagtacacttactgtaaaataaagtgcaaccagaaatctaatatgaatttaaaaaaaaaaaatagatacggACATAAAAATGTGCTGTATTGTAGGAATGACTTTTTCcttacataaacaaaacaaaagcaacttAGAATGTGTTTTTCATGCAGCATTCTTGTAGCCTAGCCAGGTTTTGTTAAGGTGTCAATGGAAGAAATATGTTGCTCCAAATAAACATGAGCATGGAGATCTAATCAAGACAAGTCTAAATGTGATCATGGAAGAGTACAAACAGACTCGGAAAGCTGGAAAATCCTGCCAACTGGCGGAATGTTCCAGAAAGTTTAGCTCATTATGAGGGTTTACACCTCTTTCAAGTAACTTTGTTTCTATGAAATTCTTTGATCAGGACAACTGTGATTTATGTATCttactttaaacatttttctatttaaacatgTTGTGATTACATGATGTGTCACAAGATTTGTAATAGAAATCGTGAAACATTTGTATTACtttcataaaacaaaactgtaaatttCAATACTGCTGGATTCCTTAACCAAGGAATTTGTAATAGAAGCAGGTCAGCTCTGAAGATCTAATGTCAgagattttattgtttattcaaataaacGAGTGGTTTATTTGAATTTGTACTTGTGAATGCCAAAAACAACAGCTATGATATGATAAGATAAAGTTACACAGTATAAAGGCGCAGTGTGAAGATGTGAGGGATTCATAAACAATGACTAGTACTATTACTCAGTAGTTGTCTATTACATTTTTGGAGAGTTTGTTGAGTATTTTATCAACAAAACAATATTCCGTCACCTGTATCAGCCCACAAACCATAACAAAAGCAGTCTAACAGACCCGTCTTTTGTTATAAGGTCAGGAGTATAGGCTATAATGTCTTATTATGAGATATATGTGGTTGACTTTTTGGTTTAAGATCTTGAAAGCTCACAAATGTTATGGCTAATGAGTGGGGAATTCTTCAAGTGAGCACATACACGTACACACCATAAGAATGACTTTGATGCTGCTGGGGCTTTTCCTTCTTAAACAATGAACGCTTTGATTTGTGTGTCGTCTCCAGGTGAGGGGATTGTGTTGTGGCATATGGGCTGTGTGGTGTGTCTTGGTGTGGAGAAAAGTGCTTTTGGTTGTGAGCAcctttcatttgatttaaaggtcaaATGCACagaagaaatttattttattttttatttttttcagctgtgtTCTAAATTAACTACGCTGAATTTAtcagagaaatatattttatttattttaaaaatataatatagtaataatgaaAAAGGGcagtgtataaaaatattttgtagtttGTTGGTCTGTGGCATGGTCATGAGTTACAGCAGACCAAAAGCCAGCACTTCAATGAGGAACTtccatcttcatttttatgaattatgaatgtaGCATTGTAAAACTGACAATAAATTTCCAGGATGTCATTATCTTGAATGATGTTATGCATGCTTGCACAAGGTTGCAGGCTCTGCCctgaaacttaaaataaaatgatcacatGGGAAACTCTATCATGTGTTGTTTCatcagttacataatgttttattattattctattacaATAGGCTATAGAGAAATCGTTTTATATAACCAACCACAATAAGCATACTTTCGTAACCTAAGttctgcatttaaaataaacGAAGTTCCTGGTCTTGGTAATGCAGTGTAAACCTTACAATTAAGCAATGAATAACATGCTAAACGagtggggcaagttgtcacacagGACTAATCTCAGTTTCAGGGTTTCATTCAAATGTCCAATTACAGACTCGAGGTTTTATGTAGCAGTGATTGTTTTATGTTGGTTTCAAACAACTTGTTAGATCGTGAATTATGTCcttcaaagaaaacatttaatgtgatcgtatttttgtaatatgacaactttttttttaatctatgcaTTTGCGCATAAATGAGTttatactattgtaatatttgtaaataattacagCATTATTTTATCGAACATACTATAATGATGTACAGTTACACAGCAGAGCGAGGACTTTTATTCTGAAATTACAAATTTCGGTAAGTGCTCAAATCAGGAAGTAAGTCCTCTGTTGTTATCCTTCACCTTTACAACTCAAATGATGTGCATGTGATGGAGTGTTATACGTCTTATTATTGATTTACATCTCGAACCTTTCCAGATATACTCAATATTATTGTAGTGTTTAGACTCTGCAATCAAAGTTAAAAAGGCCAGGCTTTCAGAGGAAGTGAGGCCATTCAGTAACCCTCATGTCTCCTGCTTTGGCGGGCGCTGAGCTGGTCCGCACGCCGGTGCAGCTCTACCGCTATCTGCTGCGCTGCTGCAAACTCCTGCCAACTGCAGCCATGCAGAAACACTACCAACACGCCATCAGACAGGTGCTTTATGCCTCAAATACTGTTGTCATTGTGAAGAATATAACTGCTGCAATAGTCTGTGTAAAATCACCTGTTCTGCTGTCaggtgtgaatgtgtttttgtctttcagaGCTATAACAGTCATGCGGATGAAGATGATGCAGAAAGGATTCAGATGATCATTCAAAGAGCCATCTCTGATGCTGACtggatattaaataaagtaacTTTCTTTGGCACCTAGTTTGGCATACTAGCAGTCATTGTTTACATTTCTTCTGAATGAAATGATTGTTTTCTTCCTAGTACACTAAAAAGAAGTGACCCTCTGTGGAGAATTGTTCATCAGGCTGACTCAGAACTGCAAAGGTCATGCAGGAACTACTGAACAACTCATAATGAAACTGAAATCATACCCACGGGTTATAGATAAACACCATATAAAGTCAGTCCATATAAACATTATCAAGTATAACAATTAGCTGATGTTTTCTTGATAATCCATATAAACATTATCAAGTATAACAATTAGCTGATGTTTTCTTGATAAGCTTTTGTGAGAGTCTTGAACTGACAAGTCATAGACCTACACTTGCACATCCTTCCAAAAAAGTAATTGAACAATTTACTAACTGATCaatttattaatgtgaaataGTATGTAGGCAATGCAGTGGgctcattttgatgtttttgtttgtttgtttgtttgattttttataataataaaaataataattattttatttttgtaacaaagCAGGTATGGTTTTTATGTATGTGATTGTAAGTATGGTAACACAATGTGGTGTTAACTGTGTTCTATCATACTATCAAAGTTTCatagattatataataatataagattaAATAAGTCACTGTCCAGgaatacagtgccctccataagtattgcaacagtaaagacaaaattgctttctctgctgtggagtcaagacatttgcaaatatgattaaaagatgaatatgcgacaaaactacagaatgtcacattttattattaggtctttcgacacataaatgttttaccaaataaaaaggacagcacttttagagttcatcccactatttgtattggaacagttgaatttaaggcagatgtaaaagattaaaagctaatatttagttgcagatcccttgcatgcaatcagagcagagagtctgcaacccatagacatcaccagactcttggtcttatcctttgaaatgcttttccccagcctttaatgcagccaactCCAACTgctgcttgttttggggagtttctgtctttagtcttcTCTtaagctggtgaaattaatgttcaatcggatttaaatctggagattgatttgggcaatctaagactttaaatttctttgccctgataaagtccttgactgaactggcagggtgttttgggtcattgtcctgatccaatatgaagtgctttctaatgagtttggtggcattttcttgaatattggtagccaagattattttgtacccttccaaattcttTCTGCTATtaccatcatacattaagtcatcattaaaattaagagttcctgttctagagacagccgtGCATGCCCATgtcatgacaccacctccaccaagctttacagatgaggttgtatgcttagggtcatttgcagttcccttttttctccacacttttgcttttcaatcacttagataaaggttaatctttgtctcatcggtccatcaactcattTCCAAAACTcgactggctcacatttgtgaagaatcttgcctttctatttttggtgctgatctgaggtttgcatcttgctgtgtagcttctgtaatatTGTGtttcaaattctcctgcggactgtagattgacagagcatcaccccagctttctggaggttgttggtgattttacagacatgtattttagggttcattttcaatcattttatgatttgtctgtcatcaactactgttgtttttctcagccgatcaggttgtcgttggttgctgaagtcgccggtagtttccaaactcttgatttgtccatgccctttgtttttcctttagttctaattgacttcctcttttcttttagcatccaaattgcttgcttttctttcagagtcggcttcctcatcttcatcctggttttTGTGTGTCATCATTGAATGCAAGTCTTAGAATGCAGAAGTAATGGATATAACttataagacacattccctgttttgaatatctgaagaattaatgcaacaggacacagctgaacacttagaaagacctgtgaggcaactgttccaatacttatgctcatttcagatagggagatgaaactctaaaagtgctgatcttcttagctggtaaaacatctttgtgttgaatcacccagtAACAAACATGTGACaatctgtagttttgtctcatattcatcttttaatcatatttaaagatttcttgactccacaacaattttgtctttactgttccaatacttattgAGGGCActgtatgtttaatttttgtaattttacttgattattGATGTAATTCTCGGAATATCTTTGACTTTATTGATAACTACTGGAAGCTTTCCTGTAAAAATTAAGGTTTATGGCAGGTCAAATGTGCCATGCTCTTACAGATATCAATTTtatgttgttactgtattttgaagTAGTACACTTGCACATTgcctttaatgtttattttgtacattttcatgaaatgttaatgaatacatgtaatatttcatttgtgtattttgtaaatttttccccacaaaatttaataataatagtaattggCAACCCCAAGTTATTACAGTACCTACAGTACTGCCACCAACCTTCCCAAAAAGTAACTGAACAATCACTGCAGTAATTCTcagaatttttttgattttattgataACTACTGGAAGCTTTCCTGTAAAAATTAAGGATCATGGCAGTTTAAATATCTGACTCTTACAGATATCAATTTtatgttgttactgtattttgaagTAGTTCTATCATATCAACATCATTGCTTGGGTGATAAACACACAGTAAAGTAGTAAATGCAAGAGAAAATGCAATGTTATGTTACGTTGAAACATCGTAAGTAATGTTTTCTTGAGGGGAATGTGTTTTACTCTCAGCTGTGAAATCCTGTAATGTGGTTGCTATGTGTGACTTTCATTAGTTGCTAAACAAATAGATGGAAACTTCATTGCAAACTGATCaatttattaatgtgaaataGTATGTAGGCAGTTGgctcattttttttatcaataataataataataataaaaataattttattcttgtGACATAGCAGGTATGGTTTTTATGAACGTGATTGTAAGTATGGTAACACCTGGTGGTGTAAACTGTGTTCTATCATACTATCAAAGTTTGTTTCatagattatataataatataagattaTATAAGTCACTGTCCAGGAATATGTTTAATCATGAGACATTTCCTTAATCACTGCAGTAATTCTCGGAATATCTTTGACTTTATTGATGACAACTGGAAGCttagaggtcatatgatgcgatttcaagttttcctttctctttggagtgttacaagctgttcctgaatagataagatccctaaagttgcagactaaagtctcaaacccaaagagatattctttataaaagttaagactcgtccatgccctcctaaaacgcctcatttaaacacgcacccacatgtctatgtcactgtgtgggaagatttgcataacaccgcccaaatgttcacacaaagaaagaaggtgtaactttgattctcgctgttgtattgttgttgctgccatgttgtggagacactgtgtgtttcgttgtgaaagcaaaactactttgtttggccttccaaaagaggacacaactagaaatcagtggttaagttgtatttacaacactgttccaaaacagttcaacccaaatattcagatgtgtgcaacgcattttacagaggacggggactgtttcctgggagagtagcctacaatgccagtgttctgacaaataatgcttactcacagcctgtaagtacattttcatattttaaggatttgccactgatgattcagacgcaagttttgagcagagTAGATtatagcgcttgttgtttgtcatttctctgatcacaaattcacacatggttttatgtttacctgatgcaacacaacacgtaaaaagacagtataagtcattataatcaattatgtccccactggatgctacaaatgcctcgtttgtaatgggttttattggttttgtctcatcgcacaTGAACACGGTATCAAAGTATAGTAAGGGGTGTAAggtttccatcacacgcttgaggtattcggccaatcaaaacacacgggatagctggccaatcagcgtacacctcacttttcagaacgatgagctttgtaaaaatcaacacttttcagaaaggcggggcatagcggaaaaaaaataatgttctgtatgtggaaaataatgtgttttttgaaccttaaaacgcATAAACACGTTtcatttcaccaaatacacaaaataatgttctttttagcaacgtcatatgaccacATTAAGGTTTATGGCAGGTCAAATATGCCATTGCTTACTGATATCAATTTtatgttgttactgtattttgaagTAGTTCTATCAAATCAACATCATTGCTTGGGTgataaacacacagtaaaatagTAAATGCAACAGAAAATGCAATGTTATGTTACGTTGAAAcatcttaaataatattttctcgAGGGGAATGCGTTTTACTCTTAGCTGTGAAATCCTGTAATGTGGTTGCTATGTGTGACTTTCATTAgttgcttaataaataaatggaagtTTCATTGCAAAATCAAAAGTACTTAGATCATTTCAAGTTTAAATAGCAATGATGTCAATATGGGTGGATCAAGCCCATGTACACTCCGTTTTCTGCAATATTGGCctgttgttgcaaataaatatagcTGTGCAGAAGTGTGCATAATGAAAGTGGTAATAGGATGAAGACTGACAATAGGAATCCACTATAATTGCTTTATGATTATAATATTTCTGCAGTTAAACTGTAAATTGACAGAAATTGCAGGTTTTTTAAGAAAGTCAAATTACCATATGATTTTTCTCATACACAACATCTTAAAGTATTATTCATTGTTCTTTGAAAATAGAATACAGATCTCCATCAATCTTCATCAGATTGAAAAGAAAACTCAAAGGTCTCAACTTCTCTGACATACCTGCAATTTCTGTTAGAAAGTTTTATTTCTGACTTATTCTGAAGAGCTGTCATAATGAAAGAAGAAGGAAGACTTTATATTCCTCACGTGGATTTGGGAAATTCATAGAAGTCTTAAGAGCAGTGTGTGGTAATAAAAGAGTTTACCAATTTTCCTAATTTCTTAGTCACATTTCCTAGAAACAATAACACATatctgcaaaaaataaacactatacCATATTAGGCAAGCCTCAAACCTATTTAAAACATGGATCTTAAATCGAAATCCAGCTGAGTTTACTATGCATTTATTGCATATTATTGCCTGTTCCTGTAACCctattaatttaatcaatagatattagatatacagtacaggtcaaaagtttggaaacattactatttttaatgtttttgaaagaagtttcttctgctcatcaagcctgcatttatttgatcaaaaatacagaaaaaaaaatttaatattgtgatatattacaatttataaataattgtttttaaatttattatactttaaattatcatttatttctgtgatgcaaagctgaaatttttaggatcattatcacatgatcctttagaaatcattcaaatatgatgattcattatcaaagttgaaaacagttctgctgcttaatattgtttcagaacatgtgatactttttttaggatactttgatgaataaaaagtaaaaaaaaaaagaaaaaaagaagctatgttttttaaaatataaatattttgtaataacaatatacactactggtcagtaatttggggtcagtaatttatttttctttcttttttttaataaaatcaatacttttattcagcaaggatgtgttaaattgataaaaagtgatagtaaagaaaatatattatatatattattagaattttttttttattttgaataaatgcagttctttttaaccttttattcatcaaatatattagacagcagaactgtttccaacactcatataataaatcagaatattagaatgatttctaaatgatcatgtgatagactggatgttacatgtgacactgaaggctggagtaatgatgctgaaaattcagctttgcatcacaggaataaattattttttttaaagtatatttaaatagaaaactattattttaagttgtaataatatttcacaatattactgtttattactgttttttctgtatttttgatcaaataaattcaggcttgatgagcagaagaaacttctttcaaaaacattaaaaatagtaatgtttccaaacttttgacctgtactgtataatgAGAACTAACTTTATACATGGTGAATTTGTGATGtgatgtacattaaatacatgaataggtggaataaaaaaagtaaacttttttttaataaaatctgtaaaattagtattttgttcattcattcatccatccattcattgatattttttatttcaaagactAATGATATTCGTAATGCTTGAAATACAGATTTGGTTTTAGCAGACAAGTCCAAATACCCTGTGAGGTGTGTTTATAGTTtctctttcaatttatcaaactGAGTTTTACAGACGCTGGCGTATGAAGATTCCAGTGTGGGTGTAAGATTGGGACACTTGATAGGAACCGTGGTCAGACTGTAATTGGACTGCTGTCACACCCTCCTTGAGGCACAATGCCACGACCAGCACAACTCTTGACCTGCCCTCATCGCAGACTCTCTGGGTTGAGTATATAAGCATGTTAAAGTGGGAAAGCTACACAGAAAGTTGCAAACTGAGAAAAGAACCCAAGGTAAGAAATTCAGAAAGGTAAGGAAAGaattgcaaatgtgtgtgtgtgtgtgtgtgtgtgtgtgtgtgtgtgtatctatctatctatctatatatctatatctatatatatgtgtgtgtgtgtgtgtgtgtgtgtgtgtgtgtgtgtgtgtgtgtgtgtatctatatctatctatctatctatctatctatctatctatctatatacacacatatataaacacatatatatgcaatttaacaaaaaaaaaaaaatttaattcaatatttcagGTAAAAATGGGTAACCAGTCCTCTAAAGCCAGCAAGAATGTAATACTGCACCAGACTAAACCGAATACGGTGAGCAAAACTTTATT is a genomic window of Cyprinus carpio isolate SPL01 chromosome B15, ASM1834038v1, whole genome shotgun sequence containing:
- the lyrm9 gene encoding LYR motif-containing protein 9, which produces MSPALAGAELVRTPVQLYRYLLRCCKLLPTAAMQKHYQHAIRQSYNSHADEDDAERIQMIIQRAISDADWILNKYTKKK